A region of Cetobacterium ceti DNA encodes the following proteins:
- a CDS encoding thioredoxin domain-containing protein: MKIMLFTTPTCQYCGPAKELVKNIENIEILNAMENLDLAELYGIRSVPALVLEKCSGNEVLVGLEQITNFVENEENFSGNCGCNCGH; this comes from the coding sequence ATGAAAATCATGTTATTTACTACACCAACTTGTCAATACTGTGGTCCTGCAAAAGAACTTGTAAAAAATATTGAAAATATAGAGATACTTAATGCTATGGAAAATTTAGATCTCGCTGAATTGTATGGAATAAGATCTGTTCCTGCGTTAGTTTTAGAAAAGTGTAGTGGAAATGAAGTACTTGTTGGTTTAGAACAAATTACCAATTTTGTAGAAAATGAAGAAAATTTTTCTGGAAATTGTGGATGTAATTGCGGTCATTAA
- a CDS encoding threonine/serine exporter family protein has translation MDIIMVQVISSIFATYGFGIVFNVKGNKIIYASICGGLGWLIYSLLDYNGFTNLVSYTAASSGITIYSELLAKKLKIPTISLLFPSMIPLVPGGGIYFTMYNLVQDNINGAIEKGIETFVISGAITIGILIVSTFSQIYYYIIKNKEIDNRYI, from the coding sequence ATGGATATTATAATGGTACAAGTTATATCATCAATATTTGCAACTTATGGTTTTGGAATTGTTTTTAATGTAAAAGGAAATAAAATAATATATGCTAGTATTTGTGGTGGATTAGGTTGGTTAATTTATAGTTTATTAGATTATAATGGATTTACTAATTTAGTATCTTATACTGCAGCTTCATCAGGAATAACAATATATTCTGAATTATTAGCAAAAAAATTAAAAATTCCAACAATATCTTTATTATTTCCAAGTATGATACCTTTAGTTCCTGGAGGTGGAATATATTTTACAATGTATAATTTAGTTCAAGATAATATAAATGGAGCTATTGAAAAGGGAATAGAAACTTTTGTTATATCGGGGGCTATAACAATTGGGATATTAATCGTTTCAACATTTTCACAGATTTATTACTATATTATAAAAAATAAAGAAATAGATAATAGGTATATATAA
- a CDS encoding threonine/serine exporter family protein: MGRIKINENLVLELAGYIGKIILECGGETYRAEDLVDKVCRYYGLKTNSFAVLTSIITSVKGKEKKFYTCVEKIKVRAINIEKISKINNLVRNIQEYSFEEFFIKIKEVDKEKAYSFIYIFIGNCLAAGAFAFFFKGNIRDCIGSFIGGALISLLCFYGNKLQINNFFINLVGGIICSLNAYFFLRIGLINNMSISIISTLMLLVPGIAFTNSIRDLIAGDLVSGIARGVEAFMVGTALAIGSGIVLSIIKTMGGL, encoded by the coding sequence ATGGGAAGGATTAAAATAAATGAAAATTTAGTTTTAGAATTAGCAGGCTACATAGGAAAAATTATTTTAGAGTGTGGAGGAGAAACATATAGGGCAGAGGATTTGGTTGATAAAGTATGTAGATATTATGGTTTGAAAACAAATTCTTTTGCAGTATTAACAAGTATAATAACATCTGTTAAAGGAAAAGAAAAAAAATTTTATACTTGTGTAGAAAAAATAAAAGTAAGAGCTATTAATATTGAGAAAATTTCTAAAATTAATAATTTAGTTAGAAATATTCAAGAGTATTCTTTTGAAGAGTTTTTTATAAAAATAAAAGAGGTTGATAAAGAAAAAGCCTATTCTTTTATTTATATTTTTATAGGAAACTGTTTAGCGGCAGGGGCTTTTGCATTTTTTTTTAAAGGAAATATAAGAGATTGTATAGGTTCTTTTATAGGAGGGGCATTAATTTCTTTATTATGTTTTTATGGAAATAAACTTCAAATTAATAATTTTTTTATAAATTTAGTAGGTGGAATTATTTGTTCTCTAAATGCATATTTCTTTTTAAGAATAGGTTTAATAAATAATATGTCTATATCGATCATTTCCACATTAATGTTATTAGTTCCAGGTATAGCTTTTACAAATTCTATAAGAGATTTAATAGCTGGAGATTTAGTTTCTGGTATTGCAAGAGGAGTAGAGGCTTTTATGGTTGGAACAGCTTTAGCTATAGGATCTGGGATTGTATTATCGATTATAAAAACAATGGGAGGATTATAA
- a CDS encoding APC family permease → MDNSKSSKLDFWSIFFLGVNSIIGSGIFLLPNKVYKDVGMTSIIVILINAFLALSLALCFAECASRFKENGSAFLYSKAAFGNFMGFEVGIFTWFIGIVSWAAETQGFLTILNSLFPTLNDPIYNKVLVIIICSLLGLLNYSGVDFSKILNNIITVTKLIPLILFISIGVFYIHLHDFTPFITQISSNIFSSNFGSATLLIFYAFTGFDLLAVAAGDMKNPQKNLPKAIISVICFCSFFYLIIMLICIGILGNNLGNTAVPIASATAKFLGNFGFLFVTIATLISIGGITVALSFIAPRSVVAMSENNYFPKKFAKVGKHNTPGLAIFLSTLIVIILGTYGDFIFLAGLTVIARLVEYIPTAFAVIVLRKKLTTEPLYKIPFGITIPIFAILVSLWLLSQATLEKILFGLGGLILGGILYFYFIKIKGKN, encoded by the coding sequence ATGGATAATTCAAAATCTTCGAAATTAGATTTTTGGAGTATTTTTTTTCTCGGCGTAAATTCCATAATTGGTTCGGGAATATTTTTATTGCCTAATAAGGTTTATAAGGATGTAGGAATGACCAGTATTATTGTAATTCTTATTAATGCTTTTTTAGCTTTATCACTAGCTTTGTGTTTTGCTGAATGTGCTAGTCGTTTTAAGGAAAATGGTTCAGCCTTTTTATATTCTAAAGCTGCTTTTGGAAACTTTATGGGTTTTGAAGTTGGTATTTTTACTTGGTTTATTGGAATTGTAAGTTGGGCTGCTGAGACTCAAGGCTTTTTAACTATTTTAAATAGTTTATTTCCGACCTTAAACGATCCAATATATAATAAAGTCTTAGTTATTATTATTTGCTCTTTATTAGGTCTTCTTAACTATTCAGGAGTAGATTTCTCTAAAATACTTAATAATATTATCACTGTAACTAAACTTATTCCTTTAATTTTATTCATAAGTATTGGTGTATTTTATATTCATTTACATGATTTTACACCTTTTATAACCCAAATATCTTCCAATATATTTTCTTCTAATTTTGGGAGTGCTACATTACTTATTTTTTACGCTTTTACCGGTTTTGATTTATTGGCTGTTGCTGCTGGGGATATGAAAAATCCTCAAAAAAATTTACCAAAAGCTATTATTTCAGTTATATGTTTTTGTTCTTTTTTTTATTTAATTATTATGCTAATTTGCATTGGAATTCTTGGAAACAATTTAGGAAATACAGCTGTGCCTATTGCAAGTGCTACTGCTAAATTTTTAGGTAATTTTGGTTTTCTTTTTGTCACTATTGCAACTTTAATTTCTATCGGTGGAATAACTGTAGCTTTATCTTTTATTGCGCCTAGGTCAGTAGTAGCTATGTCTGAAAATAATTATTTTCCAAAGAAATTTGCTAAGGTCGGAAAACATAATACTCCTGGACTTGCTATTTTTTTATCAACTTTAATCGTTATAATTTTAGGAACTTACGGCGATTTTATTTTTTTAGCGGGATTAACTGTAATAGCTAGACTTGTAGAATATATTCCCACAGCTTTTGCTGTAATAGTTCTACGTAAAAAGCTAACTACAGAGCCTTTATATAAAATTCCCTTTGGAATAACTATTCCTATTTTTGCTATTTTAGTTTCTCTATGGCTTTTATCTCAAGCAACTTTAGAAAAAATATTATTTGGTTTAGGAGGATTAATTCTTGGAGGTATTCTATATTTTTATTTTATAAAAATAAAAGGAAAAAATTAA
- a CDS encoding L-cysteine desulfidase family protein, whose amino-acid sequence MNNEILSSILTILNEEIVPAEGCTEPIALAYAGAKVREILGTIPEKINIYLSGNIIKNVKSVIVPNSDGMAGIEVAVALGAVAGDSSKELLVISDVKKEELTAVKSFLNSDVINVFKADNSLKLYIKIEAFAEGNSAMIEIKHLHTNITRIEKNNEIILDQPCNDGDFNSALTDRKVLTVERIYNLAKTIDINLIAPIFKKVIEFNSNIATEGLNEVYGVNMGKTIMTAIEKGIYGNDLKNKCAAFASAGSDARMSGCALPVMTTSGSGNQGMTASLPIIKYCLEKNISEESLIRALFVSHLTTIHIKTNVGRLSAYCGAICAAGGVAAALTFLNDGTYEDVSNAIGNTLGNLSGVICDGAKASCAMKIASGIYAAFDGCLLSLTGNVLGAGDGIIGQNIEDTIKNVGTLASKGMKQTDDVILDIMISKK is encoded by the coding sequence ATGAATAACGAAATTTTATCAAGTATTTTAACTATTCTTAATGAAGAAATAGTTCCAGCTGAAGGTTGTACTGAACCAATTGCATTAGCTTATGCAGGAGCTAAAGTAAGAGAAATTTTAGGGACAATACCAGAAAAAATAAATATTTATTTATCTGGAAATATTATTAAGAATGTTAAAAGTGTTATAGTTCCCAATAGTGATGGAATGGCCGGAATCGAAGTTGCTGTTGCTTTAGGAGCTGTCGCTGGAGATAGTTCTAAAGAGCTTCTTGTTATTAGCGATGTAAAAAAAGAAGAATTAACCGCGGTTAAATCTTTTTTAAATTCAGATGTAATTAATGTATTTAAAGCTGATAATTCTTTAAAACTTTATATAAAAATTGAAGCTTTTGCAGAGGGAAATTCTGCAATGATTGAAATTAAACATTTACATACAAATATTACTAGAATTGAAAAAAATAATGAAATTATTTTAGATCAACCTTGTAATGATGGAGATTTTAATTCAGCTTTAACTGATCGAAAAGTTCTTACTGTTGAGAGAATTTATAACTTAGCTAAAACTATAGATATTAATTTGATTGCACCTATATTTAAAAAAGTAATAGAATTTAACTCTAATATTGCTACAGAAGGGCTAAATGAAGTTTATGGTGTAAATATGGGTAAAACTATTATGACTGCTATTGAAAAAGGAATCTATGGAAACGATTTAAAAAATAAATGTGCTGCCTTTGCAAGTGCAGGAAGCGACGCTAGAATGAGTGGATGTGCTCTTCCTGTAATGACTACAAGTGGAAGTGGAAATCAAGGTATGACCGCATCTTTACCCATTATTAAATATTGTTTAGAAAAAAATATTTCTGAAGAATCTTTAATTAGAGCTTTATTTGTTTCTCATTTAACTACTATTCACATTAAAACAAATGTTGGGAGATTATCTGCTTATTGTGGTGCTATTTGTGCTGCTGGTGGAGTAGCTGCTGCATTAACATTCTTAAATGATGGAACTTATGAAGATGTTTCAAACGCAATCGGAAATACTCTTGGAAATCTATCTGGTGTTATTTGTGATGGTGCTAAAGCTTCTTGTGCCATGAAAATAGCTTCTGGTATTTATGCTGCCTTTGATGGTTGCTTATTATCTTTAACTGGTAATGTTCTTGGAGCCGGAGATGGTATTATAGGTCAAAATATTGAAGATACTATTAAAAATGTAGGAACACTAGCATCAAAAGGTATGAAGCAAACAGATGATGTTATATTAGATATAATGATTTCTAAGAAATAA
- a CDS encoding ABC transporter ATP-binding protein: MLKVKELFYQCEGQEILKNISFNIEKNKFIGIIGENGCGKSTLLKNIYGVLKKTKGDIVIAGMDLNQFSKKKLAQKIAVLAQSQRISFDFTVKEIVEMGRYAHNSFFKENILENKKIIEEALEAVGLLKYKDRNFFNLSGGEIQRVLIARALAQKTDLLILDEPTNHLDIKYQLQIMNIIKKQEKTVLAVIHDMNIASAYCDYIIALKNGKIVKEGKPMEIFTKKNIREIFNVEVEIIEHPQKKVPYMIYL; this comes from the coding sequence ATGCTTAAAGTAAAAGAATTATTTTACCAGTGTGAAGGACAAGAAATTTTAAAAAATATATCTTTTAATATAGAAAAAAATAAATTTATTGGAATAATAGGTGAAAATGGTTGTGGGAAAAGTACTTTATTAAAAAATATATATGGAGTTTTAAAAAAAACAAAAGGAGATATAGTAATTGCCGGAATGGATTTAAATCAATTTTCTAAAAAAAAATTAGCTCAAAAAATTGCTGTATTAGCTCAAAGTCAAAGAATATCTTTTGATTTTACAGTTAAAGAAATAGTTGAAATGGGAAGATATGCTCATAATAGTTTTTTTAAAGAAAATATATTAGAAAATAAAAAAATAATAGAAGAAGCCTTAGAAGCTGTAGGATTACTTAAATATAAAGATAGAAATTTTTTTAATCTTTCAGGAGGAGAAATACAAAGAGTTTTGATAGCAAGAGCATTAGCTCAGAAAACAGATCTTTTAATTTTAGATGAACCAACAAATCATTTAGATATAAAATATCAATTACAAATAATGAATATAATAAAAAAACAAGAAAAAACAGTTTTAGCTGTTATTCATGATATGAATATAGCTAGTGCATATTGTGACTATATAATAGCATTAAAAAATGGAAAAATAGTAAAAGAAGGAAAACCTATGGAAATATTTACAAAAAAAAATATAAGGGAAATTTTTAATGTGGAAGTTGAAATTATAGAACATCCACAAAAAAAAGTTCCCTATATGATTTATTTATGA